From a region of the Aeoliella mucimassa genome:
- a CDS encoding sulfatase-like hydrolase/transferase translates to MIYADDMGYGDLSGFGATDLSTPNIDSLASTGVKFTNFYNSSSACSTSRASLLTGSYHPRTSVQTVFSPGSTQGLNPDEITMAEMLNGAGYQSAMVGKWHLGHTTNMMPWQQGFDRFYGIPVSHDYNNGGPNFPDGVPTYVKEPGQNYYVERVVNENNLEQVAQYTGRFSNKAAQYIRERDTSKPMFLYVAQPMPHVTLAVTDEYAGTSERGLYGDVMQELDAGVGTILQTLEDEGIRDNTIVVFAADNGPWLVYGNHSGETGDLREGKRTTFDGGVRTPAVISWPEGIDPGQVVDTPAAVMDLFPTFAAISGATVPTDRKIDGVDIRSLFMEDTGTTYDEERPLAFYDWDSRSLHAVRSGQWKLVFPHSYETVDEAGMDGDRGTYDWVNEPLALYDMVNDPGETNNLISSNPMVYAELLSMANDFRADLGDSLTSTPAGPNVRPIGTGTLLPSLTIYGDLNHDGVVDLSDWSLFRPNILKDVSDLDSAQAYLMGDFDLDGRIGIADFAAFKNQFEQHNGAGSFASLTQGVPEPRTVASVSVAIISLAVLYRFEFVQSRRNG, encoded by the coding sequence ATGATTTATGCCGACGATATGGGCTACGGCGACCTCAGCGGCTTTGGGGCTACCGACCTGTCGACGCCGAATATCGATAGTCTTGCCTCGACCGGTGTGAAGTTCACGAACTTCTACAACTCGTCGTCCGCCTGCAGCACTTCGCGGGCTTCGTTACTCACCGGGTCGTATCACCCGCGTACGAGTGTGCAAACCGTGTTTAGTCCGGGAAGCACGCAAGGTTTGAATCCCGACGAAATCACCATGGCAGAAATGCTGAACGGTGCGGGCTACCAGTCGGCCATGGTCGGTAAATGGCATCTCGGCCACACCACGAACATGATGCCCTGGCAGCAGGGCTTCGACCGGTTCTACGGCATTCCCGTATCGCACGACTACAACAACGGCGGCCCGAACTTTCCCGACGGAGTTCCCACCTACGTCAAGGAACCAGGCCAGAACTACTACGTCGAACGAGTGGTGAACGAAAACAATCTTGAGCAAGTCGCCCAGTACACGGGCCGCTTCTCGAACAAAGCCGCTCAGTACATTCGCGAACGCGATACCTCGAAGCCAATGTTCCTGTACGTAGCCCAGCCGATGCCGCATGTTACGTTGGCCGTGACCGACGAGTACGCTGGCACTTCCGAGCGTGGGCTCTATGGCGACGTGATGCAGGAACTCGATGCCGGCGTGGGGACTATTCTGCAGACGCTTGAAGACGAAGGCATCCGCGACAACACCATCGTGGTGTTTGCTGCCGACAATGGACCATGGTTGGTCTACGGAAATCACTCCGGCGAGACCGGCGACCTGCGCGAAGGTAAGCGAACCACCTTCGACGGGGGAGTCCGCACCCCAGCGGTGATCTCCTGGCCCGAGGGAATCGATCCCGGGCAAGTGGTCGACACCCCAGCCGCGGTGATGGATCTGTTTCCGACGTTTGCCGCCATCAGCGGAGCAACCGTTCCAACCGATCGCAAGATCGATGGCGTCGACATCCGCTCGCTCTTCATGGAAGACACTGGCACTACTTACGACGAAGAACGTCCGCTAGCGTTCTACGATTGGGATAGCCGAAGTCTCCATGCGGTACGTAGCGGGCAGTGGAAGTTAGTGTTCCCGCATTCGTACGAAACGGTCGACGAGGCTGGCATGGACGGCGATCGTGGCACCTACGATTGGGTGAACGAACCGTTGGCTTTGTACGACATGGTGAACGATCCCGGCGAAACGAATAACCTTATTAGCAGTAACCCAATGGTTTACGCGGAACTGCTGAGCATGGCGAATGACTTTCGCGCGGATCTTGGCGATAGCCTTACCAGCACGCCGGCCGGCCCGAACGTCCGCCCGATTGGCACCGGAACTCTACTGCCATCGCTCACGATCTATGGCGATTTGAATCACGACGGCGTGGTCGATTTGAGCGACTGGTCGCTGTTTCGTCCAAATATTCTGAAGGACGTATCCGATCTCGATTCGGCACAAGCTTACCTAATGGGCGACTTTGATCTCGACGGACGCATCGGCATAGCCGACTTTGCCGCGTTCAAAAATCAATTCGAGCAACACAATGGTGCAGGTAGCTTCGCTTCGCTTACTCAGGGGGTACCTGAACCTCGCACAGTGGCTTCGGTTTCGGTTGCCATCATCTCGTTGGCCGTGCTTTATCGATTTGAATTCGTACAAAGCAGGCGAAATGGGTGA
- a CDS encoding LamG domain-containing protein produces the protein MRLQQLCVGSAVLALLVFASTASAAQILHYWDFETSYADKVGAADGTAGSEVTTSVGHDGATAATFPGSLAGGGAFTEEGFVDTTGADVIGAYAFTYWFKIADDGTTNPRGLFDFSGNGGDGPQSLYIGNSDTLAFRMDGAGGGGAATYAPEGGLEDDQWHFVAANYDPTTGIELYVDGSTVVGSLDASFGDAVGGWDADQYLGAFNVNYTTQVARGLDGSLDDVAIYSGTLTPAQIQGIYEGSLLPTQVPEPSTALMLLGGLTTLLAVGVRRRA, from the coding sequence ATGAGACTTCAACAACTATGCGTTGGAAGTGCTGTCCTGGCGCTTCTTGTGTTCGCCTCGACCGCTTCCGCGGCCCAAATTCTGCATTACTGGGACTTCGAAACCAGCTACGCCGATAAGGTTGGCGCGGCCGACGGAACCGCTGGATCCGAAGTCACGACCAGCGTCGGACACGATGGAGCCACTGCTGCTACGTTCCCCGGTTCGCTCGCCGGCGGCGGTGCTTTCACGGAAGAGGGCTTCGTCGACACGACTGGTGCCGACGTCATTGGTGCCTACGCCTTTACCTATTGGTTCAAGATCGCCGACGACGGTACCACGAACCCCCGCGGCCTGTTCGACTTCAGCGGCAACGGCGGCGATGGCCCGCAGTCGCTCTACATTGGCAATAGCGACACGCTGGCTTTCCGCATGGATGGCGCCGGTGGTGGTGGGGCTGCTACGTACGCTCCTGAAGGTGGTCTGGAAGACGACCAGTGGCACTTTGTTGCTGCCAACTACGATCCCACAACCGGTATTGAACTCTATGTCGATGGTTCCACGGTGGTTGGCTCGCTCGATGCCAGCTTTGGTGACGCTGTGGGTGGTTGGGATGCCGATCAGTACCTGGGAGCGTTCAACGTGAACTACACCACGCAGGTTGCTCGTGGGCTCGATGGATCGCTCGACGATGTTGCCATCTACAGCGGCACGCTCACCCCCGCCCAGATCCAGGGCATCTACGAAGGCTCGTTGCTCCCGACTCAGGTGCCAGAGCCATCGACCGCTTTGATGTTGTTGGGTGGATTGACTACCCTGTTGGCTGTTGGTGTTCGTCGCCGGGCTTAG
- a CDS encoding DUF1559 domain-containing protein, protein MKQTSIKRSAFTLVELLVVIAIIGILVAMLLPAVQSAREAARRTACRNNLKQLALSMLNYEQTHRQLPQGGQGIDPETGIWGYDIQNKPCTSFFNYLFPYIEQDSIDDIYDYDIPVQAQSAAVQEVLRRYYPIFHCPSDEAQQILQGNNLQFSGYKGNYGVNWGQNTFMLQGKQAPFFLEFGAKLRQITDGTTHTFAFLEMWQVSSLDSSESLVDRRGRLWNCESGCHQITAKFGPNDSSPDNSRCHDRPEFPCIESNNTGSTTPYGSSRFEQYIVSRSRHPGGVQVAMCDGSATFIQDDVELNLWRNMTSIAGEEVGAEYSPPETTRPGRPGRP, encoded by the coding sequence ATGAAACAAACGTCCATCAAGCGATCGGCTTTTACCCTGGTGGAACTGCTGGTGGTGATCGCCATTATCGGCATTCTGGTTGCCATGCTGCTGCCGGCCGTGCAGTCGGCTCGCGAAGCGGCACGGCGTACTGCTTGCCGCAACAACTTGAAGCAACTCGCGCTGTCGATGCTCAACTACGAGCAAACCCATCGCCAGCTTCCCCAAGGGGGCCAAGGCATCGACCCCGAAACCGGGATCTGGGGTTACGACATACAAAACAAACCATGCACGTCGTTCTTCAACTACCTGTTCCCTTACATCGAGCAGGACAGTATCGACGACATCTACGACTACGACATCCCCGTGCAGGCTCAGTCGGCAGCGGTGCAGGAAGTGCTGCGTCGCTACTACCCGATTTTCCACTGCCCAAGCGACGAAGCCCAGCAGATTCTGCAAGGTAACAACCTGCAATTCTCGGGCTACAAAGGCAACTACGGCGTGAACTGGGGCCAAAACACCTTCATGCTGCAAGGCAAGCAGGCGCCGTTCTTCCTGGAGTTCGGAGCCAAGCTCCGCCAGATCACCGACGGAACCACCCACACGTTCGCGTTTCTCGAAATGTGGCAAGTTTCTTCGCTCGACTCGAGCGAGTCGCTGGTCGACCGCCGGGGACGCTTGTGGAACTGCGAATCGGGATGCCATCAGATCACCGCGAAGTTCGGCCCGAACGACTCGTCGCCCGACAATAGCCGCTGCCACGATCGCCCCGAGTTCCCCTGCATCGAGTCGAACAACACCGGCAGCACCACGCCGTACGGTAGTTCGCGTTTCGAGCAGTACATCGTGTCGCGAAGCCGCCATCCCGGCGGGGTGCAGGTCGCGATGTGCGATGGATCGGCCACGTTTATCCAGGACGATGTCGAGTTGAACCTCTGGCGCAACATGACCAGCATCGCCGGCGAAGAAGTGGGGGCGGAGTACTCGCCGCCCGAAACGACTCGCCCCGGTCGACCAGGCCGTCCGTAG
- a CDS encoding LamG domain-containing protein codes for MNRPGYQDPVWQWIDQRIAGTISAEDAQRLEDRLASDPHARRLYLDYCRLHAELMLEARDSMASRVAMEQISAAQLGTLTCEAPSKTPKHDWRRTTLPWAIAAALLLAVTTWAFVASNGSRDSATVAVESNDDQSTTTPPTEPISDSPDNSIPDTIDPPADNTPQIAENQPNTGNSAAAGDSAPDTIAGTGDTPTTHDSLATDDESSKPVASIANIRDARWAAGAQEFVEGDTLLPGSRLAIEQGWIELHLAAGGKVDLVGPAELVVESPSACRLEAGKVSANISNQASGFAVRTEKNEIVSLTADFSMQVKDNREVSVHVHSGEVVFWNPGGTSKEVHVLAGNSVVASPRRTSLDYGIASTTRFAGPTNNNLASAAAPTATLPITRNLALWLTAESRMVTDDEGHILAWPDRAANDGDTNEDAWQHEPEARPTLVEDGIGHRPSVHFDGENDYITTEPLLSTPDQTLFFVFRSASDFAPPTTHGESVKTSRQLINYNGPVHQPNTPRREPHQIHSLQICDRLFPGMYWGRVYATPPSSSNGGLHLGSVATRRLVQVDEAVVLTYAYHPSRNRAGIFINGELQGVDTAPLGRAYVSQKVIGRSPAYPAFFHGDMAEILIYNQALNGDQLNQVSRYLGQKFSIEVSAKVEDLADHHPQQVKVRQREDVGPLVHWRDSKD; via the coding sequence ATGAATCGCCCCGGTTACCAAGATCCCGTTTGGCAATGGATCGACCAGCGCATCGCGGGTACGATCTCGGCCGAAGACGCCCAGCGGCTCGAAGACCGCCTGGCTAGCGATCCCCATGCGCGGCGGTTGTATCTGGATTACTGCCGGCTGCATGCGGAACTGATGCTCGAAGCCCGCGACAGCATGGCTTCGCGCGTGGCGATGGAACAAATCTCGGCGGCCCAGCTCGGGACGCTCACCTGCGAAGCTCCATCGAAAACGCCCAAACACGACTGGCGACGGACCACCCTCCCCTGGGCGATCGCTGCAGCATTGCTGCTGGCCGTTACCACCTGGGCGTTCGTCGCAAGCAACGGTTCGCGCGACTCGGCAACTGTTGCCGTGGAGTCGAACGACGACCAATCCACGACGACTCCCCCCACCGAGCCAATCTCCGACAGCCCAGACAACAGCATTCCCGACACGATCGATCCACCAGCAGACAACACGCCACAAATAGCGGAAAACCAGCCAAATACTGGCAATTCTGCCGCTGCTGGTGACTCCGCACCCGATACGATCGCCGGGACCGGCGACACACCGACCACGCATGACAGTTTGGCGACCGACGACGAATCGTCGAAGCCGGTCGCTTCGATCGCGAACATCCGTGATGCCCGCTGGGCGGCTGGTGCTCAGGAGTTTGTCGAGGGCGACACCCTGCTCCCTGGTAGCCGCCTCGCGATTGAGCAAGGCTGGATCGAGCTGCACCTTGCCGCGGGTGGCAAGGTCGACCTCGTTGGTCCGGCCGAGCTGGTTGTCGAGTCGCCTTCGGCCTGTCGACTCGAAGCGGGCAAAGTGTCGGCCAACATCTCGAACCAGGCGAGCGGCTTCGCGGTACGCACGGAGAAGAACGAAATCGTCAGTCTGACCGCCGACTTCAGCATGCAGGTGAAAGACAACCGCGAAGTCTCGGTGCACGTGCACTCCGGCGAGGTCGTCTTCTGGAACCCCGGCGGAACCAGCAAAGAAGTCCATGTACTGGCTGGCAACTCGGTGGTTGCTTCGCCTCGTCGGACATCGCTCGACTACGGGATAGCGAGCACCACGCGATTTGCTGGGCCCACGAATAACAATCTGGCCTCCGCTGCGGCACCCACGGCCACGCTGCCGATCACCCGCAATCTGGCACTCTGGCTCACCGCCGAGTCGCGGATGGTGACCGACGACGAGGGACACATCCTCGCTTGGCCCGACCGAGCCGCAAACGATGGCGACACCAACGAAGACGCCTGGCAGCACGAGCCCGAGGCTCGGCCCACGCTGGTTGAAGACGGCATTGGCCACCGCCCTTCGGTGCACTTCGATGGCGAGAACGACTACATCACGACCGAGCCGCTGCTGTCGACGCCCGACCAAACCCTGTTTTTCGTGTTCCGTTCGGCTAGCGACTTCGCCCCGCCAACCACGCATGGCGAGTCGGTCAAAACCTCGCGTCAGCTGATCAACTACAACGGACCGGTCCACCAGCCCAATACCCCGCGCCGCGAACCGCATCAAATCCACTCGCTGCAGATCTGCGACCGCTTGTTCCCCGGCATGTACTGGGGTCGGGTCTATGCGACGCCGCCGAGCAGCAGCAACGGTGGTTTGCACCTTGGTTCGGTGGCCACCCGGCGGTTGGTGCAAGTCGACGAAGCAGTGGTGCTGACCTACGCCTACCACCCGTCGCGAAATCGAGCCGGCATCTTCATCAACGGCGAGCTGCAAGGGGTCGACACTGCTCCTCTCGGCCGCGCGTATGTATCGCAAAAAGTGATTGGCCGCTCGCCCGCGTATCCTGCGTTTTTCCACGGCGATATGGCCGAAATCCTGATTTACAACCAAGCTCTCAACGGCGATCAGTTGAATCAAGTGAGTCGTTATCTGGGGCAAAAATTCTCGATCGAAGTGAGTGCAAAGGTCGAGGACCTCGCGGACCACCATCCGCAGCAAGTCAAAGTTCGTCAACGCGAAGACGTCGGGCCACTGGTGCACTGGCGCGATTCGAAAGATTGA
- a CDS encoding sigma-70 family RNA polymerase sigma factor translates to MINPYDPSSAPDSDGDRAAEFMELLAARQGQIFGYIFAIISNATDAQDVYQQTVMALWRKFDEFEKDSNFTAWALKVAYYEVQMYRRANSRSKLLFSDDLVAMLSDSQLEATAGLEESGDRLANLQHCLSKLKGADRELVRMSYEERTPVLEMAKLLKRSSQSICNSLRRIRMALLKCVDSQQARNGA, encoded by the coding sequence GTGATCAATCCTTACGACCCAAGCAGTGCACCCGACTCCGACGGCGATCGGGCGGCCGAGTTCATGGAACTCCTAGCCGCGCGGCAAGGTCAGATCTTCGGGTACATATTTGCGATTATCTCCAACGCGACCGACGCTCAAGACGTGTATCAACAGACCGTCATGGCGCTCTGGCGTAAGTTCGATGAATTTGAGAAGGACAGCAATTTCACCGCTTGGGCCTTGAAGGTCGCTTACTACGAAGTGCAGATGTACCGCCGAGCAAACTCGAGGTCGAAGCTGCTCTTTAGCGACGATCTGGTAGCCATGCTTTCCGACTCGCAACTGGAAGCAACCGCCGGGCTGGAAGAGTCCGGCGACCGCCTGGCGAACCTGCAGCACTGTTTGTCGAAGCTCAAAGGTGCCGATCGTGAATTAGTGCGAATGTCGTACGAAGAGCGAACTCCGGTGCTCGAAATGGCCAAGCTGCTGAAACGGTCGTCGCAGAGCATTTGCAACTCCCTGCGTCGCATTCGCATGGCTTTGCTCAAATGTGTAGATAGCCAACAAGCCAGGAATGGAGCCTGA
- a CDS encoding LamG-like jellyroll fold domain-containing protein: MLVAYRLALRIAVVVGLGLLSVGLAGSDCRAVEIARYAMNEGTGGETASSAGGSAGDATLFGDIQWVTNLLAPASGNSAALQFPSGGIDNYLLSDTLEGVTDSLPRTISAWVRTTSDGNLTIADSGTEALNSRFTFRTNNTSSQGVMGALRLEVSGGYAVANTPVNDGQWHHVAVTVPDAGSVDDIKLYVDGQLDGDASTTPFSGVLDTTIATTNGLVRIGQRVNGQFPFEGVIDEVRLWNEELSSSSIASQVPSTLPTFGFVVDAVTGNISLHNEYGSTVNEIVGYTLHSDAGNLSTANWLSVAENYDADSGSSSFDGNDTWFEITDTSQPTSSDLSEFTINGDGGSLASGGTPLNLGNVWSPLPYEAVGDITAEIIFHNGERQAIGVSYINTGTAFPQGDLDLSGDVDAADWEIFRSNLLSQFPTLTKREAYLLGDIDLDGDNDRSDFDLFEALYDTARGPGALQSLISGTAAVPEPSTWMLALLGGLLLLGASKWRSSQNLTYARINHEETKTVKRYPRSIIKTMVALLILVSTAAEVSAVELLHYWDFEGSYEDKAGLADGTAGAEVVSVTGHNGNTAAYFPAALASGEAFDATGYVDIDSTKTTNTGNAAFSFSYWFKLAVDDTTDARGIFDFSGNGGDGPQSLWIQTGTNENKLAFRVDGVGSGNALALVDLPLEDDQWHFLAATFDPTGNLEVHVDGAGVDASALATGVGTVDWSPDQYLGAFNVATVASRGMNGSLDDMAIYSGVLTSDEIAGLYTSALTPDAFLPEPIGIEVNTTTGVVKLSYSGINPIDFDYYEIVSEGSESLDVSKWSSLEDQDLTGFPAGDGSGNGWESAGGSSDAALGEVYLDGFSTFTSSTTPISLGSIFRTDMPQDLSFIYRDASGVYVEGDVTYVSTPAMAGDFNGDGMVNLADYTVWRDNLGSSDESAFAPGTGNGGGIDASDYQAWKSNFGATSGSLSAVEAANVPEPATIMVVFLAMAAFGVRRSARAVASLVLLLGCATAVQAEVTTDRLYSFGDDTSQESPGNGVTITSVADSWFDPALNGADNPSLDYEDSPMGGYGGASYTTSVAPATSPQSTARGFSNNYAADFDGTTGYFRGGFLGNPEASNASADYVLSISYGDGPLNYKGIQARGFQLWVNPDVAGGSTQTVVRDTTSHGLAIGTTGNWVMRYASTNYDSGVSAAVNDWSHVMVVAAERSGGSTAAPAFNAVMYVDGIAVTATSGTYGAANTTLEGEGGDLTVGANMDSTGNPIEFFDGSIDEMEMFVAGTSQKTTFTDFFGTDTELPRVQYGSFDPAVDNDYIAAEIATFGDITGDGAVTSADINQFMAGWLSENRVNSILVGDLNSYANGDLNFDGIVDLGDAVEFNGIAVAAGLAGLDFSQLGSTAVPEPTTLATLLLGVALSAGIRRYR; the protein is encoded by the coding sequence ATGTTGGTTGCGTACCGACTTGCGCTGCGGATTGCCGTGGTGGTGGGGCTGGGATTACTGAGCGTAGGCCTCGCGGGCAGCGACTGCCGTGCGGTAGAGATCGCCCGTTATGCCATGAACGAGGGAACCGGCGGCGAAACCGCTTCGTCGGCTGGCGGCTCGGCAGGCGACGCAACACTATTTGGCGACATCCAATGGGTCACCAACCTGCTCGCCCCAGCCAGCGGTAACTCTGCTGCTTTACAGTTTCCCTCTGGCGGCATCGACAACTACTTGCTGAGCGACACGCTCGAAGGGGTGACCGATAGCTTGCCGCGAACGATTAGTGCCTGGGTGCGAACCACCAGCGACGGCAACCTGACGATCGCCGACTCGGGTACCGAAGCGCTGAACAGCCGATTTACGTTTCGCACGAATAACACATCCAGCCAGGGAGTGATGGGTGCCTTGCGACTCGAGGTCTCCGGAGGCTACGCGGTGGCCAACACGCCGGTGAACGATGGCCAATGGCATCACGTTGCGGTAACGGTTCCCGATGCGGGAAGCGTGGACGACATCAAGTTGTACGTCGATGGTCAACTCGATGGCGACGCGAGCACCACCCCCTTCAGCGGGGTGCTCGACACCACGATCGCAACAACCAATGGGCTGGTCCGCATCGGCCAGCGCGTGAACGGGCAATTCCCCTTCGAGGGAGTGATCGATGAAGTGCGGTTGTGGAACGAAGAGCTTAGCAGCTCCTCGATTGCTTCGCAGGTTCCGAGCACGCTGCCCACCTTTGGGTTTGTGGTCGACGCGGTGACCGGCAACATCTCGCTACACAATGAGTATGGTTCGACAGTCAACGAGATCGTCGGCTACACGTTGCACTCTGACGCGGGCAACCTAAGCACCGCAAATTGGTTGAGCGTTGCCGAGAACTACGATGCCGACAGCGGTAGCTCCAGCTTCGATGGAAACGACACTTGGTTCGAAATCACCGACACCAGCCAGCCTACTTCTTCGGATCTTAGCGAGTTCACGATCAATGGCGATGGCGGATCGCTCGCCAGCGGCGGAACCCCGCTCAATCTGGGGAATGTGTGGTCACCGCTTCCTTACGAGGCCGTTGGCGACATCACCGCGGAAATCATTTTCCACAACGGCGAGCGTCAAGCGATCGGCGTCAGTTATATAAACACCGGCACCGCCTTCCCGCAGGGCGACCTTGACCTCAGTGGCGATGTTGATGCGGCCGACTGGGAGATCTTCCGCTCGAACTTGCTTTCGCAGTTTCCCACGCTTACCAAACGCGAAGCTTATCTGCTGGGCGATATCGATCTCGATGGCGACAACGACCGGAGCGACTTCGACTTGTTTGAGGCTCTCTACGACACCGCTCGCGGCCCTGGTGCGCTCCAATCGCTGATCTCTGGCACCGCTGCAGTTCCCGAGCCTTCCACGTGGATGCTCGCGTTACTTGGTGGCTTGCTGCTGTTGGGGGCAAGTAAATGGCGTTCGTCGCAAAATCTTACGTATGCACGTATTAATCATGAGGAAACGAAGACCGTGAAGAGGTATCCGCGTTCTATTATCAAAACCATGGTGGCCCTTTTGATCTTGGTGAGCACTGCTGCCGAGGTTTCGGCCGTTGAACTACTGCATTACTGGGATTTCGAAGGCTCCTACGAAGACAAGGCCGGTCTGGCCGACGGCACCGCGGGAGCCGAGGTGGTGAGCGTTACCGGGCATAACGGTAACACGGCCGCTTACTTCCCTGCCGCGCTCGCCAGTGGCGAAGCCTTCGATGCGACCGGTTACGTCGATATCGATAGCACCAAAACCACGAATACCGGCAATGCTGCTTTCTCGTTTAGCTACTGGTTCAAACTGGCGGTAGACGACACGACGGATGCCCGCGGAATTTTCGACTTCAGCGGCAACGGAGGCGACGGTCCTCAGTCGCTGTGGATACAGACCGGGACGAATGAAAATAAGCTCGCCTTCCGTGTCGATGGTGTCGGCAGCGGCAACGCGTTGGCATTGGTCGACCTGCCGCTAGAGGACGATCAATGGCACTTCTTGGCTGCCACGTTCGATCCTACTGGCAACCTCGAAGTCCATGTCGACGGAGCCGGGGTCGATGCGAGTGCACTGGCCACCGGGGTCGGCACGGTTGATTGGAGTCCTGATCAGTACTTGGGAGCGTTCAACGTTGCCACGGTTGCCTCGCGGGGGATGAATGGCAGTCTCGACGACATGGCCATTTACAGCGGGGTGCTGACCTCCGACGAGATCGCAGGACTCTACACCTCGGCCCTCACGCCCGATGCTTTCTTGCCCGAGCCGATTGGCATCGAAGTAAATACCACTACTGGAGTGGTCAAGCTGAGTTACTCGGGCATCAATCCGATCGACTTCGATTATTACGAGATCGTTAGCGAGGGGAGCGAATCGCTCGACGTTTCGAAGTGGTCGAGTCTGGAAGATCAAGACCTCACAGGTTTCCCCGCTGGCGATGGCAGTGGAAATGGATGGGAGTCCGCTGGTGGTAGCAGCGACGCAGCGCTCGGCGAAGTTTACCTCGACGGTTTCTCGACCTTCACCAGCAGCACGACTCCGATCAGCTTGGGCTCGATTTTCCGCACTGACATGCCACAGGATCTGAGCTTCATCTATCGCGACGCTAGCGGCGTTTACGTCGAAGGCGACGTGACCTATGTTAGCACTCCTGCGATGGCTGGCGACTTTAATGGCGACGGCATGGTGAATCTCGCCGACTACACGGTCTGGCGCGACAATCTGGGCTCGTCCGACGAGTCGGCCTTCGCCCCGGGCACGGGAAACGGTGGCGGCATCGATGCTTCGGACTACCAAGCTTGGAAATCCAACTTCGGGGCGACCAGCGGATCGCTTTCGGCCGTCGAGGCGGCCAATGTCCCGGAGCCCGCAACGATCATGGTGGTGTTTCTCGCGATGGCCGCATTCGGCGTGCGTCGCTCGGCTCGCGCGGTCGCGTCGCTCGTGCTGCTACTCGGCTGCGCGACCGCTGTTCAGGCAGAAGTCACCACCGACCGTCTCTATTCGTTCGGCGATGACACCTCGCAGGAGTCGCCAGGCAATGGGGTGACCATTACTTCGGTTGCCGATAGCTGGTTCGACCCCGCACTGAATGGGGCCGATAATCCGAGCCTCGACTACGAAGACTCGCCGATGGGCGGGTACGGCGGGGCGAGCTACACCACGTCGGTTGCTCCGGCGACCTCGCCGCAGAGCACTGCTCGAGGATTCAGCAACAACTATGCAGCAGACTTTGATGGAACCACAGGGTACTTTCGTGGTGGTTTTCTCGGCAATCCGGAAGCCTCGAATGCTTCGGCCGACTACGTGCTCAGCATCAGCTACGGCGATGGCCCTTTGAATTATAAAGGCATCCAAGCCCGCGGGTTTCAATTGTGGGTGAATCCCGATGTCGCAGGCGGCTCGACTCAAACCGTAGTTCGCGATACCACGAGCCATGGACTGGCCATAGGGACAACCGGCAATTGGGTCATGCGATACGCTTCGACCAATTACGACTCCGGCGTGTCCGCGGCTGTGAACGACTGGTCGCACGTCATGGTGGTCGCGGCCGAGCGGTCGGGGGGAAGCACCGCGGCACCGGCTTTTAATGCCGTGATGTACGTCGATGGCATTGCGGTCACCGCGACCTCCGGCACTTACGGCGCGGCCAACACCACGTTGGAGGGGGAAGGGGGCGACCTGACGGTCGGCGCCAACATGGACTCAACTGGCAACCCCATTGAGTTCTTCGATGGTTCGATCGACGAGATGGAGATGTTTGTCGCCGGCACTTCGCAGAAGACCACGTTCACCGACTTCTTTGGTACCGATACCGAATTACCCCGCGTGCAGTATGGTTCGTTCGATCCGGCGGTCGACAACGACTACATTGCTGCGGAGATTGCAACGTTTGGCGATATCACCGGCGACGGGGCAGTGACCAGTGCCGACATCAATCAATTCATGGCTGGTTGGCTTAGCGAAAATCGTGTGAATAGCATCCTGGTCGGCGATCTGAACAGCTATGCCAACGGCGACTTGAACTTCGATGGCATCGTCGACCTCGGCGACGCGGTCGAGTTCAACGGCATCGCGGTAGCCGCCGGACTGGCCGGGCTCGACTTTTCTCAGCTCGGCAGCACTGCGGTACCCGAGCCAACGACGCTCGCCACACTATTGCTCGGCGTTGCTCTTAGCGCAGGCATTCGACGTTACAGGTGA